One part of the Caproiciproducens sp. CPB-2 genome encodes these proteins:
- a CDS encoding DgaE family pyridoxal phosphate-dependent ammonia lyase, translated as MSVYQDIGLKRVVNCCGRVTLLGVSTLSDEVARAAAAGGQSYVVIEDLINRAGEIISRYTGGEDSCVASCASAAICLTVAGLISKGKKSIMDRLPDSAGLPNEIVLQKGHSIEFGAPMTTMLRLGGGVPVEAGTVNEVVPEDVEEAINERTVALLYVKSHHCVQKGMLDIETMRNIAHRHQLPLIIDAAAEEDFRKYLAMGADLVVYSGAKALEATTSGFVTGKKEYIEYAKKQYHGIGRPMKIGKEGIMGLLKALDRYENKDREKEVKENLGKVRYLCDEINRIPGLKAVQIQDEAGRAIYRARVTVDTAVSDKKIEDINRELRAGDPIIYCRAEFLNLGKLDLDPRPLCEGDKELIVSRLKEIMKG; from the coding sequence AAAAGGGTGGTTAACTGCTGCGGGCGCGTAACCCTGCTGGGTGTTTCCACCCTGAGCGATGAAGTGGCCCGGGCCGCGGCCGCCGGGGGACAGTCCTATGTGGTGATCGAGGATTTGATCAACCGCGCAGGCGAGATTATTTCCCGGTACACAGGGGGCGAGGACAGCTGCGTGGCGTCCTGCGCTTCCGCCGCGATTTGCCTCACAGTGGCCGGGCTGATCTCAAAAGGGAAAAAATCGATTATGGACCGCCTTCCGGACTCCGCAGGGCTTCCGAATGAAATTGTTCTTCAGAAGGGGCACAGCATCGAATTCGGGGCGCCGATGACGACGATGCTCCGGCTTGGAGGCGGGGTGCCGGTGGAAGCGGGCACCGTGAATGAAGTCGTCCCGGAGGACGTGGAAGAGGCCATCAACGAAAGAACGGTTGCTTTGCTGTATGTCAAGAGCCATCACTGCGTGCAGAAGGGGATGCTGGATATCGAAACAATGCGGAATATCGCGCACCGTCACCAGCTCCCCCTGATCATCGACGCGGCGGCGGAAGAGGATTTCCGGAAATACCTCGCCATGGGGGCCGATCTGGTGGTGTACAGCGGGGCAAAGGCCCTTGAAGCGACGACCTCCGGATTTGTGACCGGGAAAAAGGAATATATCGAGTATGCAAAAAAGCAGTACCACGGAATCGGACGCCCCATGAAGATCGGCAAAGAAGGCATTATGGGCCTTTTGAAGGCTTTGGACCGCTATGAAAACAAGGACCGCGAAAAGGAAGTCAAAGAGAATCTGGGAAAAGTGCGCTACCTGTGCGACGAGATCAACAGGATTCCCGGCCTGAAGGCGGTTCAGATCCAGGATGAAGCGGGCCGGGCGATTTACCGGGCCAGAGTGACGGTGGACACGGCGGTCAGCGACAAAAAGATCGAGGACATCAACAGGGAGCTGCGCGCCGGGGACCCCATTATTTACTGCCGGGCCGAATTTCTGAATCTGGGCAAGCTGGACCTTGACCCGAGACCGCTGTGCGAGGGCGACAAGGAACTGATTGTAAGCAGACTGAAAGAAATTATGAAGGGATGA
- the dagF gene encoding 2-dehydro-3-deoxy-phosphogluconate aldolase, with amino-acid sequence MGINYYHHRVCLNVLAGSLKNAEEIYRAAEKHVEAGVLSASYPDVPSAVEDMKKYMDVLEGNLSVGLGGGNPAQWKAVAEIAREVKANHFNQVFSAVGCTRANVGNESSHINALVSPSGTAGMVKISTGPLSKDCEQPAVIPVDTAIAMIREMGGNSIKFFPMGGLKSREELKAVAQACAGNHFILEPTGGISPDNFREIMEIILQAGVEKIIPHVYSSIIDKESGNTKIDEVRNLLSIVKELV; translated from the coding sequence ATGGGAATCAATTACTATCATCATCGTGTATGCCTGAACGTGCTGGCCGGAAGCCTGAAAAACGCGGAAGAAATCTATCGGGCGGCGGAAAAGCATGTGGAGGCCGGCGTGCTCTCCGCCAGCTATCCGGATGTTCCGAGCGCGGTAGAGGATATGAAAAAATACATGGACGTGCTGGAAGGGAATCTCTCTGTCGGGCTGGGCGGCGGAAATCCCGCTCAGTGGAAAGCGGTCGCGGAGATTGCAAGGGAAGTCAAGGCCAATCACTTTAACCAGGTGTTTTCCGCGGTCGGCTGCACAAGGGCAAACGTGGGGAATGAATCCAGCCATATCAACGCCCTCGTGTCCCCCTCTGGAACGGCCGGAATGGTGAAGATCTCCACCGGGCCGCTGTCCAAGGACTGCGAACAGCCCGCGGTCATCCCGGTGGACACGGCCATTGCCATGATTCGGGAAATGGGCGGGAACTCCATCAAGTTTTTCCCGATGGGCGGCTTGAAAAGCAGGGAAGAGCTGAAAGCGGTGGCGCAGGCCTGCGCCGGAAACCATTTCATTCTGGAGCCGACCGGCGGGATCAGCCCGGATAATTTCCGTGAAATTATGGAGATTATCTTACAGGCGGGTGTGGAAAAAATCATTCCGCATGTCTACAGCTCTATTATTGACAAAGAGAGCGGAAACACAAAGATTGACGAGGTAAGGAATCTGCTGTCGATCGTAAAAGAATTGGTATAA